The Cololabis saira isolate AMF1-May2022 chromosome 20, fColSai1.1, whole genome shotgun sequence genome includes a window with the following:
- the LOC133420424 gene encoding tripartite motif-containing protein 16-like has protein sequence MICCSICLDLLKDPGTIPCGHNYCMDCIKTHWDGEDGRGPLCRKTFTPRPVLVRNSMLAELVEEMKTTGLQADLCYAGPEDVTCDVCTGRKVKAVQSCLVCLASYCEKHLQPHYDAPAFQKHQLVDPSKKLQENICSLHHEVMKIFCRTDQQSICYLCAMDEHKGHETVAAAAERCEKQKELEVSRQQIQQRIQVREKDVELLQQEVEDINVSADKAVEDSEKTFNEVIRLLQKSSSDVKQQVRSQQEHEVSRVKHLQEKLQQEITDLKRREAELEKLSHTEDHNQFLHNYPSPSPLSGSTLSSSIQIRPLRYFEDVTAAVSETREKLQDLLRETWTNISLSVAEVDVLLSEPEPKTKDGFLKLSQDITLDPNTAHKHLFISDANRKVTLMKKELSYCDNPGRFTNWWQVLSKQSMSGRCYWEVEVRGEAVCVAVAYKNISRAGNLQGCGFGYNQESWALQCYTDGYTLRYNNIKTPVSGPPSSRVGVYLDHGAGLLSFYSVSETMTLLHRVQTTFTQPLHAGLWLSYRGASVELMKLNLLQDLQHHPCSQEAKDHRTYRPQTVTPTSVKAQQRKFFLQQLKKFTLPETMMHFYITVG, from the exons ATGATCTGTTGTTCCATCTGTCTGGATCTACTGAAGGATCCGGGGACGATTCCCTGTGGACACAACTACTGCATGGACTGTATTAAAACCCACTGGGATGGAGAGGATGGGAGGGGTCCTCTGTGCAGGAAGACCTTCACGCCCAGACCCGTCCTGGTGAGAAACAGCATGTTAGCAGAGTTAGTGGAGGAGATGAAGACGACTGGACTTCAAGCTGATCTctgctatgctggacctgaAGATGTGACCTGTGATGTCTGCACTGGGAGGAAGGTGAAAGCTGTCCAGTCCTGTTTGGTCTGTCTGGCCTCTTACTGTGAGAAACATCTCCAACCTCACTATGATGCTCCTGCTTTTCAAAAACACCAGCTGGTGGATCCCTCCAAGAAGCTCCAGGAGAACATCTGCTCTCTCCACCATGAGGTGATGAAGATCTTCTGTCGTACCGATCAGCAGAGTATCTGTTATCTGTGTGCAATGGATGAACATAAAGGTCATgaaacagttgcagctgcagcagaaagatGTGAGAAGCAGAAGGAGCTGGAGGTGAGtcgacaacaaatccagcagAGAATCCAGGTCCGAGAGAAAGACGTGgagctgcttcagcaggag GTGGAGGACATCAACGTCTCTGCTGATAAAgcagtggaggacagtgagaaGACCTTCAACGAGGTGATCCGCCTCCTCCAGAAAAGCAGCtctgatgtgaagcagcaggtcagatcccagcaggaacATGAAGTGAGTCGAGTCAAACATCTTCAGGAGAAACTGCAGCAGGAGATTactgacctgaagaggagagaagcTGAGCTGGAGAAGCTCTCACACACAGAGGACCACAACCAGTTCCTCCACAACTACCCCTCACCGTCACCCCTCAGTGGCTCCACACTCTCATCCAGCATCCAGATTCGTCCTCTCAGGTACTTTGAGGACGTGACAGCAGCTGTGTCAGAGACCAGAGAGAAACTACAGGACCTTCTGAGAGAGACGTGGACAAACATCTCACTGTCAGTGGCTGAAGTTGATGTTTTACTGTcggaaccagaaccaaagaCCAAAGATGGATTCTTGAAACTTTCTCAAGAcatcactctggatccaaacacagctCACAAACATCTGTTTATATCTGATGCCAACAGAAAAGTGactttaatgaaaaaagaacTGTCTTATTGTGATAATCCAGGCAGATTCACTAATTGGTGGCAAGTGCTGAGCAAGCAGAGTATGAGTGGACGgtgttactgggaggtggaggtgaGAGGAGAAGCAGTTTGTGTTGCAGTGGCGTACAAGAACATCAGCAGAGCGGGGAACCTGCAAGGTTGTGGGTTTGGATACAACCAGGAATCTTGGGCGTTACAATGTTACACAGACGGTTACACACTGCGGTACAACAACATTAAAACTCCTGTTTCAGGTCCTCCTTCCTCCAGAGTTGGAGTGTACCTGGACCACGGAGCTGGtcttctgtccttctacagcgtctctgagaccatgaccctcctccacagagtccagaccaccTTCACCCAGCCGCTCCACGCTGGACTCTGGCTTTCATATCGTGGAGCCTCTGTTGAGCTCATGAAGTTGAA CCTGCTGCAAGACCTCCAACATCATCCCTGTTCCCAAGAGGCCAAGGACCACAGGACCTACCGACCTCAGACCGTCACCCCGACCTCTGTG AAAGCCCAGCAGAGGAAGTtcttcctgcagcagctgaagaaattcaCCCTGCCAGAGACCATGATGCACTTCTACATCACAGTTGGATAA